Proteins found in one Strix aluco isolate bStrAlu1 chromosome 29, bStrAlu1.hap1, whole genome shotgun sequence genomic segment:
- the LOC141916404 gene encoding 4-galactosyl-N-acetylglucosaminide 3-alpha-L-fucosyltransferase FUT6-like — MECVEGKVSCKKLLIFLLFSFIIGSCFFVSLQQFRTSEPERYNSSPSARRAHARDTSAPPKGEHRLTILLWKWPFGHHFNFINCSKVYKTPDCHFTVNRSWSQKADAVIMHHGDVFREREKLVKLPRFPFQPWIWFNLESPSHSPNLGAMDNLFNLTMSYRRDSDIFTPYGELHLLTQPQPFNIPPKTKLVAWVVSNWKPESPRVKYYQELKKHITVDVYGRYHLPLARDKLLPTISQYNFYLAFENSQHEDYITEKLWRNALSSGTVPVVLGPPRENYERFLPPESFIHVDDFASPGDMAQYLWELSRDAEGYQRYFQWRKWMKPSERPGWAVHVCRACHFLQTTAASTCLDETFLRLLSFVKSLC, encoded by the exons ATGGAGTGCGTGGAGGGGAAGGTCTCCTGCAAGAAACTCCTCATCTTCCTGCTCTTCAGCTTCATCATCGGctcctgtttctttgtttctcttcagcaGTTCAGGACTTCCGAGCCAGAGCGTTACAATTCCAGTCCCTCTGCACGAAGAGCCCATGCTAGAGATACCAGTGCCCCACCAAAGGGTGAGCACAGGCTGACCATCCTGCTGTGGAAGTGGCCCTTTGGGCACCACTTTAACTTCATAAACTGCTCGAAGGTCTACAAAACCCCAGACTGCCATTTCACCGTCAACCGCAGCTGGTCCCAGAAGGCTGATGCTGTGATTATGCATCACGGGGATGTTTTCAGGGAAAGGGAGAAGCTGGTCAAGCTCCCCAGGTTCCCGTTCCAGCCCTGGATCTGGTTCAACCTGGAGTCCCCAAGTCACTCTCCGAACTTAGGTGCCATGGACAACCTCTTCAACCTGACCATGTCTTACCGGAGAGATTCAGACATCTTCACCCCTTACGGGGAGCTGCATCTCCTTACCCAGCCCCAGCCCTTCAACATCCCACCCAAGACCAAGCTGGTGGCCTGGGTAGTCAGCAACTGGAAACCAGAGTCCCCCCGGGTAAAGTACTACCAGGAGCTGAAGAAACACATCACTGTGGACGTCTATGGGCGGTATCACTTGCCCCTGGCCCGGGACAAACTCCTTCCCACTATCTCCCAGTACAACTTCTACCTGGCTTTCGAGAACTCACAGCATGAAGACTACATCACCGAGAAGCTCTGGAGGAATGCCTTGTCCTCTGGCACTGTCCCTGTTGTGCTGGGGCCTCCTCGAGAAAACTACGAGCGTTTCTTGCCCCCTGAGTCCTTCATCCACGTCGATGACTTTGCCAGCCCTGGGGACATGGCGCAGTACCTGTGGGAGCTGAGCAGGGATGCTGAGGGATACCAGCGCTACTTCCAGTGGCGCAAGTGGATGAAACCCTCAGAGAGACCCGGGTGGGCTGTGCATGTCTGCAGAGCTTGTCACTTCTTGCAGACAACAGCAGCCAG TACCTGTCTAGATGAGACCTTCCTGAGGCTGCTTAGTTTCGTGAAGAGCCTTTGCTGA